The following proteins are encoded in a genomic region of Oncorhynchus kisutch isolate 150728-3 linkage group LG6, Okis_V2, whole genome shotgun sequence:
- the LOC109892174 gene encoding POU domain, class 4, transcription factor 3 — MMTMNGKQHFSMHPVLQEPKYSGLHASSEGMRRVCLPAPQLQGNIFGCFDESSLARAEALAAADIVSHGKSHPFKPDVTYHTMSSVPCTPNSSTVPITHSTTLTPHHHHHHLNQSLEGDLLDHISSSLSVSGMGAPDSSMMATQAHQHHLQTMGHLHQAMGIGHPHSLSVHNGMSCVNDVESDPRELEAFAERFKQRRIKLGVTQADVGSALANLKIPGVGSLSQSTICRFESLTLSHNNMIALKPVLQAWLEEAEAAYREKNSKPDLFNGNERKRKRTSIAAPEKRSLEAYFAIQPRPSSEKIAAIAEKLDLKKNVVRVWFCNQRQKQKRMKYSAVH, encoded by the exons ATGATGACCATGAACGGCAAGCAGCATTTCTCTATGCACCCGGTGCTGCAGGAGCCCAAATACTCTGGCCTGCACGCGAGTTCGGAAGGCATGCGCAGGGTGTGTCTGCCTGCCCCGCAG CTTCAGGGCAATATATTCGGTTGCTTTGATGAGAGTTCACTGGCACGCGCGGAAGCTCTGGCGGCTGCTGACATTGTCTCTCACGGCAAGAGTCACCCTTTCAAGCCTGACGTGACTTACCATACCATGAGTAGTGTCCCCTGCACCCCCAACTCCTCTACGGTGCCCATCACCCACTCCACTACCCTGacccctcaccaccaccaccaccacctcaaccAGAGCTTGGAGGGGGATCTCCTGGATCACATCTCGTCCAGTCTCTCTGTGAGCGGGATGGGGGCTCCGGATTCCTCTATGATGGCCACTCAAGCCCACCAGCACCACCTCCAGACCATGGGTCACCTTCACCAAGCTATGGGCATTGGTCATCCGCACTCCTTGTCTGTGCACAACGGAATGTCGTGTGTCAACGACGTGGAGTCGGATCCTAGGGAGCTGGAAGCCTTCGCCGAGCGGTTCAAACAACGGAGGATAAAGCTTGGGGTGACCCAGGCGGACGTTGGCTCAGCTCTCGCTAACCTGAAGATACCTGGGGTGGGCTCTCTCAGCCAGAGCACTATCTGCAGGTTCgagtccctcaccctctctcacaaTAATATGATTGCGCTAAAACCTGTCCTCCAAGCCTGGCTCGAGGAGGCTGAGGCTGCTTACCGGGAGAAAAACAGCAAGCCAGATCTTTTCAATGGCAACGAACGCAAACGAAAACGCACGTCGATAGCCGCACCTGAGAAACGATCTTTGGAGGCATATTTTGCTATCCAGCCCCGTCCCTCTTCGGAAAAAATAGCTGCAATTGCTGAAAAACTGGACCTTAAAAAGAACGTGGTTCGTGTGTGGTTTTGCAACCAACGGCAAAAACAGAAAAGGATGAAATATTCTGCTGTGCATTAG